The Mucilaginibacter mallensis genome has a segment encoding these proteins:
- a CDS encoding BlaI/MecI/CopY family transcriptional regulator has product MQIKELTKAEEQIMQILWQLNEAIVKEIIDKIPEPKPAYNTVSTVVRVLEGKRFIDHKAYGNSHVYFPTISEAEYKKFTFDKMMRNYFDDSYKSLVSFIANEKKLGIKELDELTNLIDNLKNKKQ; this is encoded by the coding sequence ATGCAGATCAAGGAACTCACAAAAGCCGAAGAGCAAATAATGCAGATACTGTGGCAATTAAATGAAGCTATTGTAAAAGAGATCATCGATAAAATACCCGAGCCAAAACCCGCGTATAACACCGTATCAACTGTGGTTAGGGTGTTAGAGGGCAAGAGGTTCATTGATCATAAAGCCTATGGTAATTCACATGTGTACTTCCCTACTATCAGTGAAGCGGAGTATAAAAAGTTCACTTTTGATAAGATGATGAGGAACTATTTTGATGATTCCTACAAAAGCCTCGTTTCATTTATTGCCAATGAAAAAAAGCTCGGCATAAAGGAGCTAGATGAGTTAACCAACCTGATTGACAACCTTAAAAACAAAAAACAATGA
- a CDS encoding M56 family metallopeptidase, whose translation MNWLHYLMEANLYLAVFYTVYYVFLSNDTHYTLNRAYLLLSCVVSFIIPVVQLGFLKHEPQAPVVQYVNYHSVMVKPIEVTLIPPPEKFTWQDGVFYIYLAGAAVLLLVLLFKLYQLVRITRKSNKPTNAGYKLVYLNGSNTAFSFFNFLFIGTKADGKETIIKHELVHIHQKHSADIVFIEILKIINWFNPFIYILQYSLKAIHEYIADEKTAATEIDALTYSSFLVHNAYGLSGSSITHSFFNYNLLKKRIIMLNQKRSGSLARLKYLLAVPICGGLLCVSTLAFSKNYGWVVLMKPKSDTIAKPPPPPAPPKVKVTDVRLLPPPTRENVRFAAPASPSEITKKGYKYAESGYLINGKSDFRVIIVEKDGTQTSYFKNTASAKQIKMLRDKYGYSFPNMSIYSKLPPPPPAPLAPPAKEAPKTSIDERPSPSPSAASADGELKRSADTVRRVHSSVNAKATSSITYPNFDSSISSNKTPKVFDSLYTLKGGFEKKQKMLVGRVIYSK comes from the coding sequence ATGAACTGGCTGCATTATTTGATGGAAGCTAACCTGTACCTCGCGGTATTTTATACCGTTTATTATGTGTTTTTAAGCAACGATACACACTACACTTTAAACAGGGCCTATTTATTACTGAGTTGCGTGGTTTCATTCATAATACCGGTAGTACAATTAGGATTTTTAAAGCATGAACCACAAGCTCCGGTTGTGCAATATGTTAACTACCATAGTGTAATGGTAAAGCCGATAGAAGTTACATTAATTCCGCCACCTGAAAAATTCACTTGGCAGGATGGTGTCTTTTATATCTATCTGGCTGGCGCGGCGGTGCTGTTATTGGTGTTATTATTCAAGCTTTACCAATTGGTAAGGATAACGCGCAAAAGTAATAAACCAACAAACGCGGGTTATAAACTGGTCTACCTTAATGGCTCCAATACTGCTTTTTCTTTCTTCAATTTTCTATTCATCGGCACAAAAGCTGACGGCAAGGAAACCATTATTAAGCACGAACTGGTGCATATCCACCAAAAACACTCTGCCGATATTGTGTTTATTGAGATATTAAAAATCATTAACTGGTTCAATCCCTTTATTTATATACTGCAATATAGCCTTAAAGCCATACATGAATATATAGCTGATGAAAAAACGGCAGCTACCGAAATCGATGCCCTCACCTATTCCTCATTCCTGGTGCATAATGCTTACGGCTTGAGCGGGTCTTCAATTACGCATTCATTTTTCAATTATAACCTATTAAAAAAGAGGATCATTATGTTAAATCAAAAACGTTCGGGTAGTTTAGCAAGGCTAAAATACCTGCTGGCTGTGCCCATATGTGGCGGCCTGCTGTGTGTTTCAACACTGGCATTCAGTAAAAATTATGGCTGGGTTGTGCTGATGAAGCCAAAGTCAGACACTATAGCTAAACCACCACCACCGCCTGCACCGCCAAAAGTAAAGGTGACTGATGTACGCTTATTACCACCACCAACTCGCGAAAATGTGAGATTTGCCGCACCAGCTTCTCCCAGCGAGATCACAAAAAAGGGATATAAATATGCTGAATCGGGCTATTTAATAAACGGCAAAAGTGATTTCAGAGTGATTATTGTAGAAAAAGATGGCACGCAAACGTCCTATTTTAAAAATACAGCAAGCGCTAAACAAATTAAAATGTTGCGTGATAAGTATGGGTATTCATTCCCTAATATGTCGATATATTCTAAATTACCACCGCCGCCGCCAGCACCATTAGCACCGCCCGCCAAGGAGGCACCGAAAACAAGTATAGACGAGCGCCCTTCACCATCTCCGTCTGCTGCATCAGCAGATGGAGAACTTAAGAGAAGCGCAGACACCGTGCGCCGCGTTCATTCGTCAGTTAATGCAAAAGCCACAAGTAGCATAACTTATCCTAATTTCGATTCTTCAATCTCATCAAATAAGACTCCAAAAGTTTTTGATAGTCTCTATACATTAAAAGGAGGTTTCGAAAAAAAGCAAAAGATGCTGGTAGGGCGTGTTATATATTCGAAATAG
- a CDS encoding LptF/LptG family permease has protein sequence MKEFLDKYIKVIDRYIINKYLGTFVFTLGIFIVISVVFDISEHLDNFLSKHATLKEIAFQYYAGFIPFYINMLSPLINFLAVIFFTAKMADQTEIVPILSGKASFNRFLRPYFIAATLIFIVSFFANVYLIPYTNRLKNDFENSHGFNGDTDPTKSEVHLQLDKHTYVYLQSYDPVVHTGYTFILEKFNGDELKQKLFAQTIVYDSLKKKWALNNCTIRYVNGLHEQQLSGIHKDTVLDMRPSDFDVLHDNSYNAMSLSVLNTGITKERIRGSGVLDNMLFEKYRRFVYPFSTFVLTLMGVSLSSRKVRGGIGLPLGIGIILCFAYIILDKFSFVFAEKGALPPILSVFIPNFMFGLVGLYLLYKAPK, from the coding sequence ATGAAGGAGTTTTTAGATAAATACATAAAGGTTATTGATAGGTATATCATCAACAAATACCTGGGTACATTCGTGTTCACGCTGGGTATTTTTATCGTGATATCGGTGGTTTTTGATATCTCAGAACACCTGGATAACTTCTTATCTAAACACGCCACATTAAAGGAAATTGCCTTCCAATACTACGCCGGTTTTATCCCTTTTTATATCAATATGCTGTCGCCGCTGATTAACTTTTTGGCGGTAATTTTCTTTACGGCAAAGATGGCAGATCAGACGGAGATAGTACCTATCCTGAGTGGAAAGGCTAGTTTTAACCGCTTTTTAAGACCATATTTTATAGCCGCTACGCTCATATTTATTGTATCATTTTTTGCCAATGTATACCTTATTCCTTATACCAACAGGCTGAAAAATGACTTCGAAAACTCCCACGGTTTTAATGGTGATACTGACCCAACCAAGAGCGAAGTGCACCTGCAACTGGACAAGCATACCTATGTTTACCTGCAATCATATGACCCTGTAGTACATACCGGATACACCTTTATACTGGAAAAATTTAATGGTGATGAGCTTAAACAAAAGCTATTTGCTCAAACAATAGTATATGATTCGCTGAAGAAAAAATGGGCCTTAAACAACTGTACTATCAGGTATGTAAATGGTTTGCACGAGCAACAATTAAGCGGTATACATAAGGATACGGTGCTGGATATGCGCCCTTCCGACTTTGATGTGCTGCATGATAACTCGTATAATGCGATGTCATTAAGCGTGCTTAATACCGGTATTACCAAGGAAAGGATCAGGGGATCGGGGGTTTTAGACAACATGTTATTTGAAAAATACCGTCGTTTTGTATACCCTTTTTCTACGTTTGTGCTCACCTTAATGGGCGTATCTTTATCATCACGCAAGGTTCGCGGGGGAATTGGATTACCACTTGGGATAGGGATCATCCTATGTTTCGCTTATATAATTCTTGATAAGTTCTCCTTTGTATTTGCCGAAAAAGGTGCCTTACCGCCTATATTATCTGTGTTTATCCCCAACTTTATGTTTGGTTTGGTAGGGCTTTATTTATTGTATAAAGCACCCAAATAA
- a CDS encoding DUF4254 domain-containing protein, with amino-acid sequence MISEHCNQIFEQAIGDYHRFNEVEKQCENPFAPVTLDNLLYAKCWIDTAQWHMEDEIRNPSIQPLEVVKWKRSIDASNQDRTDMVEYIDSYFHEKYKNIQPLASARINTESPAWAIDRLSILALKIYHMREESLRTDADEAHITECKNKLAILLQQRVDLSTAIDELLEDIEKGEKYMKVYRQMKMYNDPELNPVLYNNKK; translated from the coding sequence ATGATAAGTGAACATTGCAACCAGATATTTGAGCAGGCGATAGGCGACTATCATCGGTTTAATGAAGTAGAAAAGCAATGTGAAAACCCTTTTGCTCCCGTTACTTTAGATAATTTATTATACGCCAAATGCTGGATAGATACCGCGCAATGGCATATGGAAGATGAGATCCGTAACCCCTCTATCCAACCGCTTGAAGTGGTAAAATGGAAACGTAGTATTGATGCTTCCAACCAGGATCGTACCGACATGGTGGAGTATATCGACTCTTATTTTCACGAAAAATATAAAAATATTCAGCCTTTAGCATCGGCCCGGATAAACACCGAGAGTCCTGCCTGGGCCATAGACCGCCTGTCGATCCTCGCCCTGAAAATATACCATATGCGTGAAGAGAGCTTGCGTACAGATGCTGATGAAGCGCACATTACGGAGTGCAAAAACAAACTGGCTATATTATTACAGCAACGTGTTGACCTGTCAACAGCTATTGATGAGCTGCTGGAAGATATAGAAAAAGGAGAAAAATACATGAAGGTTTATCGCCAGATGAAGATGTATAATGATCCTGAACTTAACCCTGTTTTATACAATAACAAAAAATAA
- a CDS encoding SixA phosphatase family protein produces the protein MKRLLLIRHAKATHDTDYKDFDRPLKKSGIKDSEIMADHLKTKSYIPQIIFSSPSVRTKKTADIFAEHLSVTKIQTDKAIYEASDATLLDIINEFPDQYYFIALVGHNPAISQMLYHLTGQIKDVPPCAIAVIDFEFDEWKLISGGTGKLVLYDEV, from the coding sequence ATGAAAAGGTTATTATTAATTCGCCATGCTAAGGCCACCCATGACACTGATTATAAGGATTTTGATCGCCCGCTAAAAAAATCAGGCATAAAAGATTCTGAAATAATGGCCGACCACCTAAAAACAAAGTCATATATACCACAGATAATTTTCAGCAGCCCATCGGTACGTACAAAAAAAACGGCTGATATTTTTGCTGAACATCTCTCAGTAACCAAAATTCAAACTGATAAAGCCATATATGAGGCAAGCGATGCTACCTTGTTAGATATCATCAACGAGTTTCCTGATCAGTATTACTTTATTGCTTTAGTTGGGCATAACCCCGCTATAAGTCAGATGCTTTATCACTTAACAGGGCAAATAAAGGATGTGCCTCCCTGTGCCATAGCTGTAATTGATTTTGAGTTTGATGAATGGAAATTAATAAGCGGCGGCACCGGGAAGCTGGTGCTTTATGATGAGGTGTAA
- the dprA gene encoding DNA-processing protein DprA, protein MSVLHQVALTYVKNVSHVLSKSLILSLGSAERIFTVSKSRLLEIPGIGIKTIEQLNLDDALRKAEEEVKFIEKNNIDVIFYTDPRYPKRLKLCNDSPILLYSKGNADLNNQRVISIVGTRNATEYGKHLCKELIEELQQYNVLIISGLALGIDVAAHKECLRLDMPTVGVLGHGLDRLYPGQNRATAEKMLENGGLLSEYPSGTIPDRENFPERNRIVAGMADATVVIEASVKGGALITAEIANSYNRDVYTFPGRIGDEFSEGCNFLVRHNKAALLTNPADLAYSLGWEKDENIKAVQQFTLPIDLTRDEQIIFDTIKDHKAPLAIDDLTIKTNMTMSTLAMNLLNMEMQGYIRSLPGKTYLIS, encoded by the coding sequence ATGTCTGTATTACACCAGGTTGCCCTTACTTATGTTAAAAATGTTAGCCATGTGCTATCAAAATCGCTGATTTTATCGCTGGGGAGTGCCGAGCGGATATTTACTGTATCTAAATCAAGATTGCTGGAAATTCCGGGTATCGGTATCAAAACAATAGAGCAGTTAAATTTAGACGATGCGCTGCGCAAGGCAGAAGAGGAGGTGAAATTCATCGAAAAGAATAATATTGATGTTATTTTTTATACGGATCCGCGCTACCCTAAACGCCTGAAGTTATGTAATGACTCACCTATATTATTATATAGTAAAGGTAATGCCGATCTGAATAATCAACGTGTTATCAGTATAGTAGGTACCCGTAACGCCACTGAATATGGTAAGCATTTGTGTAAAGAGCTAATTGAAGAATTACAACAATACAACGTGCTGATAATAAGTGGACTGGCATTAGGGATTGATGTAGCAGCGCATAAGGAGTGCCTGCGCTTAGATATGCCTACAGTTGGTGTCCTGGGACATGGTCTGGATCGGTTATATCCTGGTCAAAATCGCGCGACAGCTGAAAAGATGCTCGAAAATGGCGGATTATTGTCGGAATATCCGTCAGGCACTATCCCTGACAGAGAAAATTTTCCTGAACGTAACCGTATAGTAGCCGGTATGGCCGATGCTACGGTGGTTATTGAAGCCAGTGTAAAAGGCGGTGCGCTGATCACCGCTGAAATAGCAAACTCTTATAACCGTGATGTTTATACTTTCCCGGGCAGGATAGGAGATGAGTTTTCGGAGGGTTGTAACTTCCTGGTACGACATAACAAAGCGGCATTACTCACTAATCCGGCTGATCTGGCGTATAGTTTAGGTTGGGAAAAGGATGAAAATATTAAGGCAGTTCAGCAATTTACTTTACCTATTGATCTGACAAGGGATGAGCAAATTATTTTTGATACGATAAAGGATCACAAAGCCCCGCTTGCCATTGATGATCTCACCATAAAAACCAATATGACCATGAGTACGCTGGCTATGAACCTGTTAAATATGGAGATGCAGGGCTATATCCGCTCGCTGCCAGGGAAGACGTATTTGATTAGTTAA
- a CDS encoding glycosyltransferase, whose product MENYIKEALVLLLQLCFIIQLYYLVGDHSLLTAYKPMEELIPANIPISVIISARNEAHNLGRYLPLILEQNYPDFEVVVINDCSYDTSDIVLEELQAKYPHLKVVTITEHDRFKTGKKFALTLGIKAAKNEHLLFTDADCEPASPNWIARMAANFTTPAQIVLGYSPYYKSRNFLNPFVRFETLKSAINYLSAALDGDPYMGVGRNLAYTKTLFFNAKGFASHMHVISGDDDLFVNENATTDNTIIEIHPETFTYTTAKTTLTTWYRQKKRHMGVGKLYKNRHRRQLSFDAITGFLFYVVLILCLVFNFEPLLALGIFMFRLILQFVIYKKVFKKLDAYGLFWYLPGLDLFYYIYLNVFGLIGTFIKTKQWK is encoded by the coding sequence TTGGAAAACTATATTAAAGAAGCGCTGGTACTGCTGCTCCAGCTTTGTTTTATAATTCAACTGTATTACCTGGTAGGCGATCATAGCCTGCTTACGGCTTATAAGCCAATGGAGGAACTGATTCCCGCGAATATTCCTATATCTGTTATCATCAGCGCGCGTAATGAGGCGCATAATTTAGGCAGATACCTGCCTTTAATATTGGAGCAAAATTACCCTGATTTTGAAGTTGTAGTAATAAATGACTGCTCTTACGATACTTCGGATATTGTGCTGGAAGAACTACAGGCTAAGTATCCACATCTTAAAGTAGTAACAATTACCGAGCATGATCGCTTTAAAACCGGTAAAAAGTTCGCGCTTACCTTAGGGATAAAGGCAGCAAAAAATGAGCATTTGTTGTTTACCGATGCCGATTGCGAGCCTGCTTCGCCTAACTGGATAGCCCGTATGGCAGCTAATTTTACTACACCGGCACAAATAGTATTAGGGTATTCGCCTTATTATAAAAGCAGGAACTTTTTAAACCCGTTTGTACGGTTTGAGACCTTAAAATCTGCTATAAATTACCTGTCGGCAGCGCTGGATGGCGACCCTTATATGGGGGTTGGCCGTAACCTGGCTTATACCAAAACCTTGTTTTTTAACGCCAAGGGTTTTGCTTCGCATATGCACGTAATATCAGGCGATGATGATCTGTTTGTAAATGAAAATGCTACAACAGATAATACTATAATTGAAATACACCCCGAAACGTTTACCTATACCACCGCAAAAACTACCCTTACAACCTGGTACAGACAAAAGAAAAGGCATATGGGTGTAGGTAAATTGTATAAAAACAGGCACAGACGCCAGTTAAGTTTTGATGCCATTACCGGGTTTTTATTTTACGTGGTGCTCATATTATGTTTGGTTTTCAATTTTGAACCTTTGCTTGCGTTAGGTATATTTATGTTCAGGTTGATACTACAATTTGTGATCTATAAAAAGGTATTTAAAAAACTGGATGCATATGGTCTTTTTTGGTATCTGCCTGGTCTCGATTTGTTTTATTATATATATTTAAATGTGTTCGGCCTTATAGGTACCTTTATAAAAACCAAGCAATGGAAATAA
- the tgt gene encoding tRNA guanosine(34) transglycosylase Tgt has product MKFNLKAQDPLSKARAGEITTDHGTIQTPIFMPVGTAGTVKAVHQHELKNDIKAQIILGNTYHLYLRPGLDTIEKAGGLHKFNGWDGPILTDSGGYQVYSLTEVRKIKEEGVTFRSHIDGSKHLFTPENVMDIQRTIGADIIMAFDECTPYPCEYNYAKRSIEMTHRWLKRCCDRFDSTQPKYGYDQTFFPIVQGSVYKDLRVRSAEVIASFEREGNAIGGLSVGEPAEEMYAMTEIVCDILPEQKPRYLMGVGTPVNILENIALGIDMFDCVMPTRNARNGMLFTKDGIINIKNEKWKNDFSPIEADSDLFADTAYTKAYLRHLIHSGEMLGAQIATLHNLHFYLWLVAEAREKIIAGEFYNWKKIMVNRLGQRL; this is encoded by the coding sequence ATGAAATTTAACTTAAAAGCCCAGGATCCGCTTTCAAAAGCCCGCGCAGGTGAGATCACAACCGATCACGGAACCATTCAAACGCCTATTTTTATGCCTGTTGGTACAGCAGGCACTGTTAAGGCCGTGCATCAGCATGAGCTAAAAAACGACATAAAAGCACAAATTATACTGGGGAACACCTACCATTTATACTTAAGGCCAGGATTGGATACTATTGAAAAAGCCGGCGGCCTACATAAATTTAATGGCTGGGATGGCCCAATTTTAACCGATAGTGGCGGTTACCAGGTATATTCATTAACCGAAGTACGTAAAATAAAGGAAGAAGGGGTTACGTTCCGATCACATATTGATGGCTCAAAACACCTGTTCACACCCGAAAATGTGATGGATATTCAGCGTACAATTGGTGCTGATATCATTATGGCTTTTGATGAATGTACACCTTATCCGTGCGAATATAACTACGCCAAAAGGTCGATAGAGATGACGCACCGCTGGCTTAAACGTTGCTGCGACCGCTTTGATTCTACCCAACCGAAATATGGCTACGACCAAACATTTTTCCCTATTGTACAGGGATCTGTATATAAGGATCTGCGTGTACGCTCGGCGGAAGTTATAGCTTCTTTTGAGCGTGAGGGCAATGCAATAGGTGGTTTATCCGTTGGAGAACCGGCTGAGGAAATGTATGCTATGACAGAAATTGTATGCGATATATTACCAGAGCAAAAACCACGTTATTTGATGGGCGTAGGTACACCGGTTAATATATTGGAAAATATTGCGTTAGGAATTGATATGTTTGATTGTGTAATGCCTACCCGCAATGCCCGTAACGGTATGCTTTTTACAAAAGATGGCATCATCAACATAAAAAACGAGAAATGGAAGAATGATTTTTCGCCTATTGAAGCTGATAGTGACCTGTTTGCTGATACCGCTTATACCAAAGCATATCTGCGGCATTTAATACACTCTGGCGAGATGCTGGGCGCGCAGATAGCCACCCTGCATAACCTGCATTTTTACCTGTGGCTGGTTGCTGAAGCACGTGAAAAAATAATAGCAGGCGAATTTTATAACTGGAAAAAAATAATGGTTAACCGCTTAGGCCAACGACTATAA
- a CDS encoding glycosyltransferase family 9 protein produces the protein MRFSAMGDVAMTVPVVKALLDQNPEVTLTYISRPEFAEFFKNIPRLKYYPADLKELYKGFGGLIKLFNHLKNQEHFDAVADLHNNLRTQILRRLFRLTGVKTAALDKGRAEKKLLTRFPNKVLKPLKRTVERYADVFRKIGFYVTLDYKLVKKSKPLADDIIKITGEKTSPWIGISPFAKHKGKILPLEKMEEVIAELNKQDVKIFLFGGSISEQEICNEWEKRYANVVSTIRILNMQQEFVLINNLDVMLSMDSAGMHLASLEGTPVISVWGATHHYAGFLGYGQSENDIVADTIECRPCSVYGNKPCFRKDYACLNRIKAETIVDKLTQYTR, from the coding sequence ATGCGTTTTTCGGCTATGGGCGATGTGGCGATGACCGTTCCGGTTGTTAAAGCACTGTTAGATCAAAATCCTGAGGTTACTCTTACCTATATTTCCCGCCCTGAATTTGCTGAATTCTTCAAAAATATACCCCGTTTAAAATATTATCCTGCCGATTTAAAAGAACTTTATAAGGGCTTTGGAGGCCTGATAAAACTCTTCAATCACCTGAAAAATCAGGAACATTTTGATGCGGTAGCTGATCTGCATAACAATCTGCGCACCCAAATATTAAGGCGCTTATTCAGGCTAACAGGCGTAAAAACTGCCGCACTGGATAAAGGCAGGGCTGAAAAAAAACTGTTAACACGCTTCCCAAACAAGGTATTAAAACCCCTAAAACGCACTGTTGAACGCTATGCAGATGTGTTCCGCAAGATAGGTTTTTATGTTACACTGGACTATAAACTGGTGAAAAAATCAAAGCCTTTAGCTGATGATATTATTAAAATAACTGGTGAAAAAACCTCCCCATGGATAGGGATTTCACCATTCGCCAAGCATAAAGGGAAGATCCTTCCACTTGAAAAAATGGAGGAAGTGATTGCTGAATTAAACAAACAAGATGTAAAAATCTTCCTTTTTGGAGGATCAATTAGCGAGCAGGAAATATGCAATGAATGGGAGAAAAGATATGCGAATGTGGTTTCCACCATCCGTATATTAAATATGCAGCAGGAATTTGTGCTTATCAATAACCTGGATGTAATGCTTAGTATGGACTCCGCAGGTATGCATTTAGCTTCGCTTGAAGGCACGCCGGTAATATCAGTTTGGGGGGCGACGCATCATTATGCCGGCTTTTTGGGCTATGGACAATCAGAAAATGATATTGTAGCCGACACAATTGAGTGCCGCCCATGTTCTGTATACGGTAATAAACCATGTTTTAGAAAGGATTATGCCTGTTTAAACCGTATAAAAGCCGAAACTATAGTTGATAAATTAACTCAATACACTCGATGA
- the rsmG gene encoding 16S rRNA (guanine(527)-N(7))-methyltransferase RsmG — MTSDSLIKYFPDITPLQLQQFEQLPELYNFWNNQINVISRKDIDQLYERHVLHSLGIAKVMPFRPGENVLDVGTGGGFPGIPLAILFPETQFFLVDSIGKKIKVVKEVASALGLQNLKAAHLRAEQVDEKFDFVVSRAVTRLKEFYPWVKNKFSKDSKNILPNGILYLKGGDLGEEIAESGLKVKQYSLKDFFNEEFFETKQVIYVKA, encoded by the coding sequence ATGACATCTGATAGTCTTATAAAATATTTCCCCGATATCACTCCACTGCAATTACAGCAGTTTGAGCAATTACCCGAACTATATAATTTCTGGAACAACCAGATCAATGTGATATCTCGCAAGGATATTGATCAATTATATGAGCGCCATGTTTTACACTCGTTAGGAATAGCCAAAGTGATGCCTTTTCGACCCGGCGAAAATGTGCTGGATGTAGGTACAGGCGGCGGATTTCCGGGTATCCCGCTGGCTATTTTATTTCCTGAAACACAGTTTTTTTTGGTGGATTCCATCGGGAAAAAGATAAAAGTGGTGAAGGAAGTAGCCTCGGCGTTGGGTTTACAGAACTTAAAAGCCGCGCATTTACGTGCTGAACAGGTAGATGAAAAGTTTGATTTTGTGGTATCGCGAGCAGTAACACGACTAAAGGAGTTTTATCCCTGGGTGAAAAACAAGTTCAGTAAGGATTCAAAAAATATACTGCCGAACGGCATTCTATACCTTAAAGGTGGCGATCTGGGCGAAGAAATAGCCGAATCTGGCTTAAAAGTGAAGCAATATTCCCTGAAGGATTTTTTTAACGAGGAGTTTTTTGAAACCAAGCAGGTGATCTACGTAAAGGCTTAA
- a CDS encoding RNA polymerase sigma factor, with the protein MEINANFTENAKNDFHLVVKAREGNQKAYADLMHRYKDSIYFMVLKMVNNKEDAMDLTVETFAKAFEKLDKYQPDYAFSTWLFRVATNNCIDFIRKKKLNTMSIHGMMDEDGDDKTLQIKADVLNPEETSIKKQQTEELKLLIENLPIRYRNLITLRYFDELSYEEIAQQLDLPLGTVKAQLFRARYLLGNILNRFNRDDI; encoded by the coding sequence ATGGAAATAAACGCAAATTTCACCGAAAACGCTAAGAACGATTTTCACCTGGTGGTTAAGGCGCGTGAGGGCAATCAAAAAGCCTATGCTGATCTGATGCACCGTTATAAGGATTCCATTTATTTTATGGTACTTAAAATGGTGAATAATAAGGAAGATGCCATGGACTTAACCGTGGAAACCTTTGCCAAAGCATTTGAAAAACTGGATAAATACCAGCCTGATTATGCCTTTAGTACCTGGCTTTTCAGGGTGGCTACCAATAATTGTATAGATTTTATCAGGAAAAAGAAGCTGAATACCATGTCGATACACGGCATGATGGATGAGGATGGCGATGATAAAACCTTACAGATAAAGGCCGATGTTTTAAATCCCGAGGAAACATCCATCAAGAAACAACAAACCGAAGAATTAAAATTACTGATAGAAAACCTGCCCATACGTTACCGTAACCTGATCACGCTGAGGTACTTTGATGAGTTATCATACGAAGAGATCGCCCAGCAGCTTGACTTGCCTCTGGGCACGGTAAAAGCGCAGTTGTTCAGGGCCAGGTATTTGCTTGGCAACATACTCAATCGTTTTAACCGCGATGACATCTGA
- the rfaE2 gene encoding D-glycero-beta-D-manno-heptose 1-phosphate adenylyltransferase, with protein MRDIEKTLSSKINELSTLKTKVAIWKSEDKKVVFTNGVFDLIHIGHITYLSKAAELGDKLIIGLNSDASVKRIKGESRPVNGQDSRAALLASFFFVDAVVVFEEDTPLNLITTLMPDVLIKGADYSIENIVGAKEVIANGGEVKTITFVEGYSSTSIIKKIQQK; from the coding sequence TGAGCTATCAACACTAAAAACAAAGGTTGCTATCTGGAAGAGTGAGGATAAAAAAGTGGTTTTCACCAATGGCGTGTTCGATCTGATTCATATTGGCCATATCACTTACCTTTCAAAAGCGGCTGAATTAGGTGATAAATTGATCATCGGCTTAAATTCAGATGCTTCTGTTAAGCGGATAAAGGGCGAAAGTCGCCCGGTTAATGGGCAGGATAGTCGCGCGGCATTACTGGCATCTTTCTTTTTTGTGGATGCGGTAGTAGTTTTTGAAGAGGATACACCATTAAATCTGATCACCACTTTAATGCCTGATGTACTGATAAAGGGTGCCGATTACTCCATTGAAAATATTGTTGGCGCTAAAGAAGTAATTGCCAATGGCGGTGAAGTTAAAACTATTACTTTTGTAGAGGGCTATTCTTCAACGTCAATTATTAAGAAGATCCAACAAAAATAA